From the genome of Anopheles moucheti chromosome 3, idAnoMoucSN_F20_07, whole genome shotgun sequence, one region includes:
- the LOC128305875 gene encoding anoctamin-8 produces MDQPHPLLIASENIHDSGIIEDVHQESEDTGNEDYGDESNLESNLRRRKGKIISCVENASRLIRRRVPCAGHLMTPRRLWLNKIPTQCDVVIEFPEDAPDDALRWLLNRIKANPPEGLGLSAMVRAHESTKRTAFYITAPMNVLFKAAEDARLPKRLRTDLGGALKEFTKRESHCFAQSKDNEGANSLFTSQERQWLVLQVLQGLRAGTPDLKALQGKAQVEEGQSIVAAWQELGLITQVFPLHETTALQQLQSSWVRKFFAPQPLDDIAAYFGVKVALYFAWLGHYTCALCVPAVLGTILYAGLWGRGQTAQDIGHVIFSLFNVAWASLYLEAWRRYSVELAFRWGTLSTPPELLEPPRPLYKGPLEESSVTGRLEPKEAPAWQRRAFRYLVSFPIIGLCLVLVFIVMFLMLRLQDWLDQHLPYSSAGLWECMCIVSQDWWDAKLPEQGVFSCLSVIPKVLLAGAITLMDEAYYKLAVWLNDKENYRLQSKYENHLIAKVALFQFVNSFLSLFYIAFYLRDQDKLKEQLAGLLISRQIIGNLRESAWPYLVEQWRLAKLSFKMWGALSPTQEHPPSIAASASISSTSTVSALPSSSSTMGAGDGKQLDEGKSPSEYSSSSTNTPKRSIGQAEIESSLYKYDGTFSDHLEMLVQMGYVVLFSAAFPLAGLCALANNLLEIRSDAFKLAHVHQRPFGQRVANIGTWQNALGMLGLAAVIVNCALIGLSGQVSRLWPGLTSTQTVILIVALEHVMLGLRSALTWLLPELPSWLAAEIARAEHCRREMQCKGPSPRQTPPSPPSSTSISHHDQDFNSNQDIFDKTEQSVGRFHISPSHDNNKDSELERAAKLDNLSIHPVSPVAQQLRQEQHQQHKNSQSSCDNMDIFAMDTRDISPDSPISQTSTVLLRPLQDSPLSGQSAQTVALESTQTNSGACLKQPSIKLADIPPYRGQAMKHSCSIYDKRSINLGEISQSPRVASKPIQIPEIPPFRKQAHSTMHSPVNQSPQNPAHMSSANPSPPRIAEIPPFRPRNRSKEWMPNIEVGRLKHTEHHLTIGPSGGAEWAKRLKAADPSIIHRSTDCIVAKQQELATGSDSELLKPAPSWTNVAIKAGEQQAGTSNSAPSVKAPTEEEAKAAELAAKKSRLKQSLVKRARSVAIFSLKLKEQRAKRAEKMALEALEALPAPPPGGELSLIPIEQLIQVDDVLSQRNHGSGSGHNNGHS; encoded by the exons CCTCGAGATTAATTCGCAGACGTGTGCCTTGCGCTGGCCATTTGATGACACCTCGACGGCTATGGCTGAACAAAATTCCAACCCAGTGTGATGTGGTGATTGAATTCCCAG AAGACGCCCCAGATGATGCGCTACGGTGGTTGCTAAACAGGATCAAGGCGAACCCTCCGGAAGGGTTGGGACTTTCGGCGATGGTCCGGGCACACGAAAGCACTAAGCGTACCGCATTCTACATTACCGCCCCAATGAATGT ATTATTTAAGGCAGCCGAAGATGCTCGCCTGCCAAAGCGACTGCGAACCGACCTCGGCGGGGCATTGAAGGAGTTCACCAAACGGGAAAGTCATTGCTTCGCCCAATCGAAGGACAACGAGGGTGCCAACAGTCTTTTCACGTCCCAGGAACGGCAGTGGCTCGTGCTACAG GTTCTACAGGGTCTGAGGGCTGGAACGCCAGATCTGAAAGCACTGCAGGGAAAAGCACAGGTGGAGGAAGGACAGAGCATCG TGGCCGCCTGGCAAGAGCTTGGCCTCATAACGCAGGTTTTTCCGCTCCACGAGACGACCGCACTGCAGCAACTCCAGTCTAGCTGGGTACGGAAATTCTTCGCACCGCAACCCCTAG ACGATATAGCGGCATACTTTGGAGTTAAAGTGGCGCTCTACTTCGCCTGGCTGGGACACTACACCTGTGCACTATGCGTACCAGCCGTGCTGGGCACCATTCTGTACGCTGGGCTTTGGGGTCGAGGACAG ACGGCTCAAGACATTGGACACGTCATTTTCTCGCTCTTCAACGTGGCCTGGGCGTCACTCTACCTGGAAGCTTGGAGGCGGTATTCGGTCGAGCTGGCTTTCCGTTGGGGCACTTTGTCAACGCCACCCGAGCTCCTGGAACCTCCACGGCCACTCTACAAG GGGCCACTCGAGGAAAGCTCCGTAACTGGGCGGCTGGAGCCGAAGGAAGCTCCGGCATGGCAGCGGCGAGCCTTCCGTTATCTAGTTAGCTTTCCAATTATAGGGCTCTGCctggtgttggtgtttatTGTGATGTTCCTGATGTTGAGGCTGCAG GATTGGCTCGATCAACACTTACCCTATAGCAGTGCTGGCCTGTGGGAGTGCATGTGCATAGTGTCTCAG GACTGGTGGGATGCCAAGCTGCCGGAGCAGGGCGTTTTCAGCTGTTTGAGCGTGATACCGAAGGTCCTGCTTGCCGGCGCCATTACACTAATGGACGAAGCATACTACAAGCTCGCCGTCTGGCTGAACGATAAAG AGAACTATCGGCTGCAGTCGAAGTACGAAAATCATCTCATCGCCAAGGTGGCCCTTTTCCAGTTTGTCAACAGCTTTCTTTCACTCTTTTACATCGCCTTTTACCTGCGCGATCAGGACAAGCTGAAAGAG CAACTGGCTGGGTTGCTGATATCGCGTCAGATCATCGGTAATCTTCGCGAGTCCGCCTGGCCGTACCTCGTGGAGCAATGGCGCCTGGCGAAATTAAGCTTCAAAATGTGGGGTGCGCTCAGCCCAACGCAGGAGCACCCGCCAAGCATTGCGGCCTCCGCATCCATCAGCTCCACCAGCACCGTTAGTGCTTTGCCTAGCTCATCATCCACGATGGGTGCCGGCGATGGGAAGCAGCTGGATGAAGGCAAGAGTCCATCCGAGTACTCGTCCTCctccaccaacacaccgaaACGATCGATCGGGCAAGCCGAAATTGAAAGCTCTCTGTACAAG TACGATGGAACATTTTCCGACCATTTGGAAATGTTAGTACAAATGGGATATGTAGTGCTGTTTTCCGCCGCCTTTCCTCTGGCCGGGCTGTGCGCTTTGGCAAACAATCTGCTCGAGATACGATCCGATGCCTTCAAACTGGCCCACGTACACCAG CGTCCCTTTGGACAGCGCGTGGCAAACATCGGCACCTGGCAGAATGCGCTCGGAATGCTCGGACTGGCAGCTGTCATCGTGAACTGTGCCCTGATTGGGCTCTCCGGTCAGGTGTCCCGTCTGTGGCCTGGCCTAACGTCCACCCAGACGGTCATACTGATTGTGGCGCTCGAGCATGTCATGCTGGGATTACGGTCTGCCCTGACGTGGCTACTGCCGGAGTTACCTTCCTGGTTGGCGGCCGAAATCGCCCGTGCGGAACACTGTCGACGCGAGATGCAATGCAAAGGACCGTCACCCCGCCAAacgccaccatcaccaccgtcCTCCACCTCCATCTCGCACCACGATCAAGATTTCAACAGCAATCAGGACATTTTCGACAAAACCGAGCAGTCCGTTGGCAG ATTTCACATATCTCCCAGTCACGACAATAACAAAGACAGCGAACTGGAGCGTGCCGCCAAGCTGGACAACCTCAGCATACATCCCGTGTCCCCCGTAGCGCAGCAATTGCGCCAAgagcagcaccaacagcatAAAAACTCACAGAGCAGCTGCGATAATATGGACATTTTTGCCATGGACACGCGTGACATTTCGCCGGATTCACCGATCTCACAG ACAAGCACAGTATTATTACGACCTCTTCAAGATTCTCCTCTTAGTGGTCAATCTGCACAAACCGTTGCATTAGAATCGACACAAACGAATTCAGG TGCATGTCTTAAGCAGCCAAGCATTAAGCTCGCCGACATACCGCCCTACCGTGGACAAGCGATGAAGCACAGCTGTAGTATTTACGATAAGCGAAGCATCAACCTTGG TGAAATTTCGCAGAGCCCGCGGGTTGCCTCGAAACCGATCCAGATTCCAGAAATACCACCGTTCCGCAAGCAGGCACACTCTACGATGCACTCGCCCGTTAACCAGAGCCCGCAGAACCCAGCACACATGTCGTCCGCCAATCCTTCGCCACCGCGGATCGCCGAAATTCCGCCGTTCCGGCCGCGCAACCGCTCCAAGGAATGGATGCCCAACATCGAGGTGGGTCGACTGAAG CACACCGAGCACCATCTCACGATTGGCCCTAGCGGAGGGGCCGAATGGGCAAAACGCTTGAAGGCAGCCGATCCTTCCATCATTCACAGAAGTACCGACTGTATTGTAGCGAAG CAACAGGAACTAGCTACCGGTTCGGATTCCGAGTTGCTCAAACCTGCACCATCCTGGACAAATGTGGCGATCAAAGCCGGCGAACAGCAGGCGGGCACTAGCAACAGTGCCCCGTCGGTGAAAGCTCCTACCGAAGAAGAAGCCAAAG CGGCCGAACTTGCCGCCAAAAAGTCGCGCCTGAAGCAGAGCCTTGTGAAACGTGCACGTTCGGTAGCCATTTTCTCGCTGAAACTGAAAGAACAGCGTGCGAAAagggcggaaaagatggcgctTGAAGCACTG GAAGCATTACCGGCTCCACCACCCGGTGGCGAACTGTCGCTGATACCGATCGAGCAGTTGATCCAGGTGGATGATGTCTTAAGCCAACGAAACCATGGCAGCGGTTCCGGTCACAACAATGGCCACTCGTAA